CCTGCACCAGGTCGACTACGCCATCCGCTACTGCGACCGCGTGATCGCGCTGCAGGGCGGCAAGATCGTCTATGACGGCCCCTCCATGGGGCTGGACCAACAACGCCTGATCGAAATCTACGGTCCCGAATTCGAGGACGCGTTCTGGGAGACCAAGGCATGAGCCTGTCCCGCCGTTTCATCGCCAAGCTTGGGGCCGCCGCCGGCGCCATGGCCCTGCTGACTTTGTCCGCCTGCGGCGGCGGAGACGAAAAGGCTGCGGGCGGCGCGCCGTCCGAAGTGGTCTTCTCCATCCTTTCGGCCGAGGGCCAGGCCTCTTCGGGCCCGCTGTGGCAGCCGCTGCTGGACGACATGTCCAAGGCGATCGGCGTGCCGGTGAAGCCCTTCTTCGGCTCCAACTACAACGTCCTGGTCGAGGCCATGCGCTTCAACCAGACCCAGGTCGCCTGGTTCTCGGCCAAGCCGGCGCTTGAGGCCGTCGACCGCGCCCAGGGCGAGGTCATCGCCCGCACCGTCGATCCCGAGGGCCGCGACAGCTACACCTCGACCCTGGTGGTCAAGAAGGGTTCGGGCATCACGCTGGACAAGGTGCTGGCCTGCGGCAAGCAGTACGACTTCGGCATCGGCGACGCCCAGTCCACCTCGGGCACGCTTGCGCCCATGACCTTCCTGTTCAATCCGCGCGGCATCGTCCCCAACCAGTGCTTCCGCACCGTGCGCGCCGCCAACCACCAGGCCAACGCCTTCGCCGTGGCCACCGGCGTGGTGGACGTCGCCACCTCCAACTCGGTCAACACCGTCTTCCTGCGCCGCGAGAACCCGCAGGTCGCCGACCAGATCGAGGACATCTGGACCTCGCCGCCGATCCCGGAATCCGGCATCCTGCTGCGCGAGGACCTGGACCCGGCGCTGAAGGAAAAGATCCGCGCCTTCTTCCTTTCGTACGGTCAGGGCCAGGGCGCCGAGGCTGATCGCCAGCGCCAGGTGATGGCCGGCCTGAACTATTCGATGTTCCGCGCCGCCGACGACAGCTACCTCGACCCCGTGCGCGAAATGGTCGCCGACCAGAAGCTGAGCGAGGCGCGCGCCAAGAACGACCAGGCCGGCGTCGCCGCCGCCGAGCGCGAACTGTCGACGCTGCGCGCCAAGCGCGAGGTCCAGCCGTGAACACGGCGACCGACATGGCCGCACGCGGCGGCCTGAACGCGGGCGTGGCGGCGTCCGCCGTGCCGCAGCCGCCCAAGAAGTCCGCCTCGGCCTGGGCCTTGGACGCGCTGCTCTGGGGCGGCATCGCCCTGGTGCTGATCATCAGCTTCGGCCCGGTGGACATGCGCCGCCTGCCGCTGCTGTTCTCCAACTCGCAGAACATCCAGCTGTACGGCCGGGACCTGCTGAACCCCGACTTCACAAACGTCCGCCAGCTGGTCGGCCAGATGTGGCTGACGGTGCAGATCGCGCTGTGGGGCACCTTCATCGCCGTCTTCATCGGCGTGCCGCTGGGCCTCGCCGCCGCGCGCAACATCGCGCCGAACTGGGTGGTGTGGCCCGTGCGCCGGGTCATGGACCTGCTGCGCTCGATCCCCGACCTGGTGATCGGCACCCTGTTCATCGTGGCCGTGGGCCTGGGGCCGCTGGCCGGCGTCCTGGCCATCGCGCTGAACACCGGCGGCGTCCTCGCCAAGCTGTTCTCCGAGGCGGTGGAATCCATCGACAAGGGTCCGGTCGAGGGCGTGCGCGCCACCGGCGCCACCCCGCTGCACGAGATCGTCTGGGGCGTGATCCCGCAGGTCGCGCCGCTGTGGACCTCGTTCGCGCTTTACCGCTTCGAATCGAACAGCCGCGCGGCCACCGTGCTGGGCCTGATCGGCGCCGGCGGCATCGGCCAGCTGCTGTTCGAAAGCATCCAGGCCTTTGATTATCGCCAGGTCTCGGCCATCGCCATCGTCATCGTCATCGCCGTGACCCTGATCGACATGTTGTCCCAGGCCATGCGCAAGCGCCTGCTCTAAAAGGGCGCTCCTCGCCGGAAACAGGGCCGTCGATGATCGTCATCGGCGGCCTTTTCCATGGCGCGCGGCTCCTTGAAAGCGTCATCGGCCGGCTTGACGGACTGTCACATTCCTATGCTCTAAGCGTCGCAAACCTCATCGAAGGATGTGCTCGCCATGACCCGCATGCTCAAGATCGCCGCCGCCTCGGCCGCCGTGCTCGCCCTCGCCGCCTGCGGCGATGGTGAAGGCGGGACGGGCTCCCAGACGGCGCGCGCCGGCATCTGGGCGGCCGGCTCCTCGACCGTGTTCCCCTTCGCCACCCGCGTGGCCGAGAACTTCGCCCGCACCTCGGGCGGCGCCGCGCCGCGGGTCGAGAGCCTGGGCACCGGCGGCGGCATCCAGGCCTTCTGCCAGGGCGTCGGCCCGTCCACGCCGGACATCGCCAACGCCTCGCGCCCGATGAAGGCGTCCGAATTCGACCTGTGCCAGCAGAACGGCGTCACCGAGATCGTCGAGATCAAGATCGGCTTCGACGGCATCGTCATCGCCACCGCGCGTTCGGGCAACAGCTTCAACTTCGAACTGAACGACCTGTACGAAGGCCTGGCCAAGGAAGTGCCGGGCGCCAATGGCCAGTTCGTCGCCAACCCGAACACCACCTGGAACCAGGTCAACGGCGGCCTGCCGAACCAGCGCATCCAGGTCTATGGCCCGCCGCCCACCTCGGGCACGCGCGACGCCTTTCTTGAGCTGGGCATGACGCCGGGCGCCAAGCTGGTTCCCGCCGCGGCCGCCGTGGAGGCCGCCGACGCCGACCGCTTCGAGGCCCTGGCCCATACCCTGCGCGAGGACGGCGTCTGGATCGACTCGGGCGAGAACGACAACGCCATCGTCCAGACCCTGACGCGCACGCCGGGCTCGCTGGGCGTGTTCGGCTTCTCCTTCCTGGAGCAGAACCTCGACACGGTGAAGGCCGAGACCATCGACGGCGTGGCCCCCACCGCCGACACCATCGCCGACGGCTCCTATCCCCTGGCGCGCAGCCTCTACATCTACGTCAAGAAGCAGCACGTCGGCGTGACGCCGGGCCTGCAGCAGTTCGTGCAGGAGTTCCTGTCGGACGGCTCGGCCGGTCGCGGCGGCTATCTGCAGGATCGCGGCCTGGTGCCGCTGCCGGTCGATCAGCTGACGGCCGAGCGCGCCAAGGTCCAGGCCATGACGGCGATGACGCGTCCGCAATAAGCGTCACCGTCGCCGGAACCTACGCTGTCCCGTTCCGTTTTCTACCGCCTCTTTCGTCGGCCCCGCCGGCTTGGCTATAGGGGACGGGACAGCTGTCAGGATCACGAATGACCACCACACCTGCGCGCCCGGCGCGTCTGCGTAAAGCCGTGCTGCCGGTCGCCGGCCTCGGCACCCGCGTCCTTCCGGGCACCAAGACGACGCCCAAGGAGCTTCTGAACGTCGTCGACCGGCCCATCCTGTCCTACATCGTCGAAGAGGCGCGCGAGGCGGGGATCGAGCACATCGTCTTCGTCACCGGCCGCTCCAAGGGCGCCATCGAGGACTATTTCGACCATCAGATCGAGCTGGAGGCCCAGCTGCTGGCCAAGGGCAAGATCGAAATCCTCGAGCTGATGAACGCCGAACTGGCCACCGCCGGCGAGATGAGCTTCACCCGCCAGATGCAGCCCAAGGGTCTGGGCCACGCGGTCTGGTGCGCCCGCGACATCATCGGCCGCGAGCCCTTCGCCGTGATCCTGCCGGACGTCATTGTCGACGGCCAGCCCGGCGCCCTGAAACAGCTGGCCGACAGCTACGCCGAACTGGGCGGCAACATCATCGGCGTCGAGGCCGTCGATATCGAACAAGCCCACAAATACGGCATCGTCGATCCCGCCGAACGCGACGGCCGCCGCTTCACCATGAAGGGCATGGTCGAGAAGCCCGCGGCCGGTACGGCTCCGTCCAACCTGTCCATCGCCGGCCGCTACATCCTGCAGCCCGAAATCTTCGACGTCCTGGCCGACCAGGAGGCGGGCGCCGGCGGCGAGATCCAGCTGACCGACGCCATGGCGCGCCTGATGACGCAGCAGCTGTTCACCGCCATCGAATACGAAGGCGTCACCCACGACTGCGGCGACAAGATCGGCCTGCTCAAGGCCAATGTCGCCCTCGCCCTGAAGCGCCCCGACCTCGGCGACGCCGCGCGCGCCGCGATCGCCGGACTGCTCTGACCTGTCCTCTCCTCCCCACGACGTGGGGAGGTGGCGCGATGCGCAAGCATCGTGACGGTGGGGTTGCTTCCGCCGCACAGCACCCCTCCGGCTCTCCGGCTTCGCCGTCGAATACCTCCCCATCTTCAATGGGGAGGAGAAGACTGGCCTTGGTTGAGCCCCCGCGCGCGCCCTGCTAACCCTCCTCGCAAATCAAGAGGAGAGACACATGGCGGCTTCCGAAGGCTGGACCATGCCGACCGGCGAACTGATGAAGGGCAAGAAGGGCCTGATCATGGGGGTGGCCAACGCCAACTCCATCGCCTGGGGCATCGCCTCGCAGCTGGCGGCCCAGGGCGCCGAGCTCGCCTTTACCTATCTCGGCGAAGGGCTTGAGCGGCGCGTGCGCCCGCTGGCCGAAAGCGTCGGCGCCAAGCTCCTGATCCCGGCCGACGTCACCGACGACGCCTCCATGGACGCCGCCTTCGCCGAGCTGGAAAAAGAGTTCGGGACCATCGACTTCGTGGTCCACTCCGTCGCCTTCGCCAACAAGGACGAGCTGAAAGGCTCGTTCGTCGAGAACACCAGCCGCGACAGCTTCCTCCTGGCCATGAACATCTCGGCCTTCAGCTTCGTGGACGTGGCCAAGCGCGCCTCGAGGCTGATGCCGAACGGCGGCTCGCTGGTCACCATGACCTATCTGGGGTCCGAGCGCGCCATTCCGAACTACAACACCATGGGCGTGGCCAAGGCGGCGCTGGAGGCGGCGACCCGCTACATCGCCCGCGACCTTGGCCCCAAGGGCATCCGCGTCAACGCCATCTCGGCCGGCGCCATGCGCACCCTGTCGCTGGCGGGCATCTCGGGTGGCCGCGGCATGATCGCGCAGGGCCGCGCCATGTCGGCCATGAAGGAGGACACCTCCATGGAAGGCGTCGCCGGTGCCGCCCTGTGGCTGTGCTCGGACCTGGGCCTGTCCACCACCGGCGAAGTCGTCCACGTCGACGCCGGCTTCCACATGATGGGAATGGCCGCGGACGAGGAGTAACCCTCAGTCCGGCGGCCTAAGGCGGTCGAAGGCGAAGCGATCGCGGATCGCTTCGCCGAACACCCGCCCCTTCGACTCCGCCGCCTCCAGTTCGGCCGCGACCTCGGGCGGCAAGTCGAGATAGGCGTAGACCGCCCCGCTCGTGAACGTCACCGTCAGCCGCCGATCCGCCGCGTCATAGCGAAAGCTGCGGATGACGCTGGACGGCATGGCGCGCCCGTTTTCAGATCGAGCGGACGATCTTTTCGATCCGGGCGGCCACGGCGTTCAGCGCCTCGGCCACGCCGTCGCTGGCGGCGGGCGTCTCCAGCGCCGGCGGCGGCGCGCCCTTCTTGCGGGCCGCGCCGGTGCGGGTCTCGTGCAGTTCGTCGGCCAGAACCAGCGCCGCCATCAGGAACAGGCGAATGTCGCCGACGTGGCCCACGTCGCCCGCCACCTGGCGCACCAGGGCGTCGAACTGGCCGGCCAGCGCCCGCACCCGATCCTCCTGCCCGTCGGCGCAACCGACGTTGTAGGGGCGTCCGTTCACCTCAACCGTCACCGTCGCCATCAGCGCGCCTCCTGCGCATCGTCGTCGGCTTCGACCGCGCTGTCGTCTTCGGAAACGCCCCCAGCCTGCCGGTCGATCAGGTCGCGGACCACCTCGGCTGCATGGCCCAGAGCCTCGGCCGCCTGCGCGCCCGCCGCCTCCAGTTCGGCCACGCGGGCGCTGTCCGCACCCCGGGGCGCGAACAGGTCGTCGTCACGATCGAGGACGCCCGCCTGAGCCTTCAGGCCCGCGATCTTGGTCTCAAGGTCCGCCAGGGCGCGATCGATGCGCGCCCGGGCGGCCGTCACGGCATCCGCCATCGGTCGCTCCTTTGCGAGATTCGCGTATAGAACGCGCGAAACCGCTGGGGTAAAGCGGCGGACGCTTCATTTTCCTCCGACTGCCCGAAAGGTCCCGCCCGTGAGCGACGCCAAGACCGCCCCCGTGAAGGCCACCCCCAAGCAGATGGCCGACGCCATTCGCGTGCTGTCGATGGACGGAGTGGAAAAGGCGAAGAGCGGCCACCCCGGCATGCCGATGGGCATGGCCGACGTCGCCACCGTCCTGTTCAGCCGCTTTCTGAAGTTCGACGCCAGCCGCCCCGACTGGGCCGACCGCGACCGCTTCGTCCTGTCCGCCGGCCACGGCTCGATGCTGATCTACAGCCTGCTGCACCTGTGCGGCTACGAGGCGGCGACCAAGGAAGAACTGTCCAACTTCCGCCAGTGGGGCTCCAGGACCGCCGGCCACCCGGAATACGGCCATATGCCGGGCGTCGAGGTCACCACCGGGCCGCTGGGCCAGGGCCTGGCCACCTCCGTCGGCCTGGCGATGGCCGAGCGTCACCTGGCGGCCCGCTTCGGCGAGGATCTGGTCGATCACCGCACCTGGGTGATCGCCGGCGACGGCTGTCTGATGGAAGGCGTGTCGCAGGAAGCCATCGCGCTCGCCGGCCGCTACAAGCTGAACAAGCTGACGGTGCTGTGGGACGACAACGCCATCACCATCGACGGCGCGGTCTCCCTGTCGGACGCCACCGACCAGAAGGCGCGCTTCAAGGCCGCCGGCTGGGCGGTCAAAGCCGTCGACGGCCACGACATGCACGCGATCCGCGCCGCGATGAAGTGGGCGGTTCGGCAGGACAAGCCCACCCTGATCGCCTGCAAGACCAAGATCGGGCGCGGCGCCGCCACCATGGAAGGCAGCCACAAGACCCACGGCGCGGCCCTCGGCGCCGCCGAGATCGCCGCCACGCGCCTCGGCCTGTCGTGGAGCCATGACCCGTTCGAACTGCCCGAAACCATCGAGGCGGCGTGGCGAAAGGTCGGAAAGCGCGGCGCCAAGGACCGCAAGAAGTGGGAGGCCCGCCTCGCCGACCATCCGCAGGCCGCCGACTTCACCCGCGCCATGTCTGGCGATCTGCCGGAGCAGGCTTTCGACGCCCTCAACGCGCGCATGGCCGAACTGATCGAGAGCAAGCCCGCCCAGGCCACGCGCCAGTCGTCGGGCGCGGCCCTGGACGAACTGTTCGCCGCGATCCCGGAGATGATCGGCGGCTCGGCCGACCTGACCGGCTCCAACAACACCTTCGTCAAGAACACGCCGATCTACGACGCCCCGACCTACGAGGGGCGCTACATCAACTACGGCATCCGCGAGTTCGGCATGGCGGCGGCCATGAACGGCTTGGCCCTGCACGGCGGCGTCATCCCCTACGGCGGCACCTTTATGGTGTTCTCCGACTACAGCCGCCCGGCCATCCGGCTGGGCGCCCTGATGGGCGTGCGGGCAATCCACGTCCTGACCCACGACTCGATCGGCCTGGGCGAGGACGGCCCGACGCACCAGCCGGTCGAGCATCTGGCCAGCCTTCGCGCCATTCCGAACCTGCTGGTCTTCCGTCCCGCCGACACGATCGAGGCCATGGAGTGCTGGCAGATCGCGCTGCAGTCCAGGACCGCGCCGTCCGCGCTGGCCCTGTCGCGCCAGAAGACGCCTGCGGTCCGC
The genomic region above belongs to Brevundimonas sp. PAMC22021 and contains:
- the phnD gene encoding phosphate/phosphite/phosphonate ABC transporter substrate-binding protein, encoding MSLSRRFIAKLGAAAGAMALLTLSACGGGDEKAAGGAPSEVVFSILSAEGQASSGPLWQPLLDDMSKAIGVPVKPFFGSNYNVLVEAMRFNQTQVAWFSAKPALEAVDRAQGEVIARTVDPEGRDSYTSTLVVKKGSGITLDKVLACGKQYDFGIGDAQSTSGTLAPMTFLFNPRGIVPNQCFRTVRAANHQANAFAVATGVVDVATSNSVNTVFLRRENPQVADQIEDIWTSPPIPESGILLREDLDPALKEKIRAFFLSYGQGQGAEADRQRQVMAGLNYSMFRAADDSYLDPVREMVADQKLSEARAKNDQAGVAAAERELSTLRAKREVQP
- the phnE gene encoding phosphonate ABC transporter, permease protein PhnE, with product MAARGGLNAGVAASAVPQPPKKSASAWALDALLWGGIALVLIISFGPVDMRRLPLLFSNSQNIQLYGRDLLNPDFTNVRQLVGQMWLTVQIALWGTFIAVFIGVPLGLAAARNIAPNWVVWPVRRVMDLLRSIPDLVIGTLFIVAVGLGPLAGVLAIALNTGGVLAKLFSEAVESIDKGPVEGVRATGATPLHEIVWGVIPQVAPLWTSFALYRFESNSRAATVLGLIGAGGIGQLLFESIQAFDYRQVSAIAIVIVIAVTLIDMLSQAMRKRLL
- a CDS encoding substrate-binding domain-containing protein is translated as MTRMLKIAAASAAVLALAACGDGEGGTGSQTARAGIWAAGSSTVFPFATRVAENFARTSGGAAPRVESLGTGGGIQAFCQGVGPSTPDIANASRPMKASEFDLCQQNGVTEIVEIKIGFDGIVIATARSGNSFNFELNDLYEGLAKEVPGANGQFVANPNTTWNQVNGGLPNQRIQVYGPPPTSGTRDAFLELGMTPGAKLVPAAAAVEAADADRFEALAHTLREDGVWIDSGENDNAIVQTLTRTPGSLGVFGFSFLEQNLDTVKAETIDGVAPTADTIADGSYPLARSLYIYVKKQHVGVTPGLQQFVQEFLSDGSAGRGGYLQDRGLVPLPVDQLTAERAKVQAMTAMTRPQ
- a CDS encoding UTP--glucose-1-phosphate uridylyltransferase; this encodes MTTTPARPARLRKAVLPVAGLGTRVLPGTKTTPKELLNVVDRPILSYIVEEAREAGIEHIVFVTGRSKGAIEDYFDHQIELEAQLLAKGKIEILELMNAELATAGEMSFTRQMQPKGLGHAVWCARDIIGREPFAVILPDVIVDGQPGALKQLADSYAELGGNIIGVEAVDIEQAHKYGIVDPAERDGRRFTMKGMVEKPAAGTAPSNLSIAGRYILQPEIFDVLADQEAGAGGEIQLTDAMARLMTQQLFTAIEYEGVTHDCGDKIGLLKANVALALKRPDLGDAARAAIAGLL
- a CDS encoding enoyl-ACP reductase, producing the protein MPTGELMKGKKGLIMGVANANSIAWGIASQLAAQGAELAFTYLGEGLERRVRPLAESVGAKLLIPADVTDDASMDAAFAELEKEFGTIDFVVHSVAFANKDELKGSFVENTSRDSFLLAMNISAFSFVDVAKRASRLMPNGGSLVTMTYLGSERAIPNYNTMGVAKAALEAATRYIARDLGPKGIRVNAISAGAMRTLSLAGISGGRGMIAQGRAMSAMKEDTSMEGVAGAALWLCSDLGLSTTGEVVHVDAGFHMMGMAADEE
- a CDS encoding KTSC domain-containing protein; this encodes MPSSVIRSFRYDAADRRLTVTFTSGAVYAYLDLPPEVAAELEAAESKGRVFGEAIRDRFAFDRLRPPD
- a CDS encoding cell division protein ZapA; translated protein: MATVTVEVNGRPYNVGCADGQEDRVRALAGQFDALVRQVAGDVGHVGDIRLFLMAALVLADELHETRTGAARKKGAPPPALETPAASDGVAEALNAVAARIEKIVRSI
- the tkt gene encoding transketolase, yielding MADAIRVLSMDGVEKAKSGHPGMPMGMADVATVLFSRFLKFDASRPDWADRDRFVLSAGHGSMLIYSLLHLCGYEAATKEELSNFRQWGSRTAGHPEYGHMPGVEVTTGPLGQGLATSVGLAMAERHLAARFGEDLVDHRTWVIAGDGCLMEGVSQEAIALAGRYKLNKLTVLWDDNAITIDGAVSLSDATDQKARFKAAGWAVKAVDGHDMHAIRAAMKWAVRQDKPTLIACKTKIGRGAATMEGSHKTHGAALGAAEIAATRLGLSWSHDPFELPETIEAAWRKVGKRGAKDRKKWEARLADHPQAADFTRAMSGDLPEQAFDALNARMAELIESKPAQATRQSSGAALDELFAAIPEMIGGSADLTGSNNTFVKNTPIYDAPTYEGRYINYGIREFGMAAAMNGLALHGGVIPYGGTFMVFSDYSRPAIRLGALMGVRAIHVLTHDSIGLGEDGPTHQPVEHLASLRAIPNLLVFRPADTIEAMECWQIALQSRTAPSALALSRQKTPAVRTTVSSENLSARGAYEIKSANGEARVTLFGTGTELALALQAAETLEADGVPTRVVSVPCFELFEQQSADYQASLLGRGTVRVAVEAAIGQGWGRFIGEDGAFVGMTGFGASAPAEVLYDKFGITADAIVAAARSRL